A region from the Helcococcus ovis genome encodes:
- a CDS encoding FecCD family ABC transporter permease: protein MNVVKSYKKVLEKKLFFIIFLILSLVFLSIVSINIGSSDMTIMDSILTLMGKSSNEFNHIIFNIRLPRILGGIFIGMTIALSGLIIQSVLNNPLASPSTLGISNASVLGANISLILFAKIGIESSMFLTGLSSFIAAVICTFIIIMFSSMKKSSNATVLLAGIALNFLFSALTILIQFFSTDEEIASAVSWTFGDLGRININEVKFVAIVLVVSALLIYKLRWKYNAMDMGESTAHSLGINIKTMRNLSIIVASLNTGIGVAYVGMIGFVGLLAPQISKRIIGEDKRFLIPASMLLGSIIVLVSDCIGRVAVKPHILPIGAITSLFGAPFFIYILFKEN from the coding sequence ATGAATGTAGTAAAATCATATAAAAAAGTATTGGAAAAAAAATTATTTTTTATAATCTTTTTGATTTTATCTTTAGTTTTTTTATCTATAGTTTCTATAAATATTGGTTCTTCTGATATGACTATTATGGATAGTATTTTAACTTTGATGGGCAAAAGCTCAAATGAGTTTAATCATATTATCTTTAACATAAGACTTCCCAGAATTTTAGGCGGAATATTTATTGGTATGACAATTGCTTTATCAGGATTGATAATACAATCAGTATTAAACAATCCTTTGGCTTCACCATCAACATTAGGGATTTCAAATGCTTCAGTTTTGGGGGCAAATATATCTTTGATTTTGTTTGCAAAAATAGGGATTGAGAGCAGTATGTTTTTAACCGGATTATCATCTTTTATTGCTGCGGTTATCTGTACTTTTATAATTATAATGTTTTCATCCATGAAAAAATCAAGTAATGCTACTGTTTTATTAGCAGGTATTGCTTTGAACTTTTTATTTTCGGCATTGACTATTTTGATACAATTTTTTTCAACTGATGAAGAAATAGCTTCTGCTGTATCTTGGACTTTTGGAGATCTTGGTAGAATAAATATAAATGAAGTAAAGTTTGTAGCGATTGTATTAGTTGTATCTGCATTACTTATATATAAATTGAGATGGAAATATAATGCGATGGATATGGGAGAGAGTACAGCACATTCTTTAGGAATAAATATTAAAACTATGAGAAATTTATCTATAATTGTAGCTTCTCTTAACACCGGTATAGGAGTTGCTTATGTTGGAATGATTGGATTTGTGGGATTGTTGGCACCTCAAATTTCTAAAAGGATAATAGGAGAAGATAAAAGATTTTTAATTCCGGCAAGTATGCTTTTAGGTTCGATTATAGTTTTAGTGAGTGATTGTATAGGAAGAGTAGCCGTTAAACCACATATATTACCTATAGGAGCAATAACATCTTTGTTTGGTGCACCATTTTTTATTTATATATTATTCAAGGAGAATTAA
- a CDS encoding ABC transporter ATP-binding protein, with protein sequence MDLLKIDNLSFKYSDYILKNICLDIKKGDFISLLGINGAGKSTILKNINKLLKPQKGCIYLNGKNIDKIRNQELAKNISYVSQYNKPTKNTVFDTILIGRVPYIDGKARDIDYEKVENLISRLNLEKYALRDTNSLSGGEFQKVVIARALAQEPKIILLDEPTSNLDIKNQVEVMTLIKEYCLEKGISVIISIHDINLSLQFSDKYIMLKNGEVFMYGGNNIISAENIKSIYGLDVDIIEYNNRKVIIID encoded by the coding sequence ATGGATTTATTAAAAATAGATAATTTATCTTTTAAATATTCTGATTATATTTTGAAAAATATATGCCTTGATATAAAAAAGGGAGATTTTATTTCACTATTAGGAATAAATGGTGCGGGAAAATCAACTATATTGAAAAATATAAATAAGCTATTGAAACCTCAAAAGGGCTGTATTTATCTAAATGGTAAAAACATTGATAAAATAAGGAATCAAGAATTGGCGAAGAATATTTCATATGTAAGTCAGTATAATAAACCAACTAAAAATACAGTTTTCGATACTATTTTAATTGGTAGAGTTCCTTACATAGACGGAAAAGCAAGGGATATTGATTATGAAAAAGTAGAAAATTTAATATCTAGGTTAAATTTGGAAAAGTATGCATTAAGGGATACAAATTCTCTCAGTGGTGGAGAATTTCAAAAAGTCGTCATTGCTAGGGCATTGGCTCAAGAACCTAAAATTATTTTATTGGATGAACCTACAAGCAATCTTGATATAAAAAATCAGGTTGAAGTTATGACTTTAATTAAAGAATATTGTCTTGAAAAGGGAATTTCTGTAATAATAAGTATTCATGATATAAATTTATCGCTTCAATTTTCTGATAAATACATAATGTTAAAAAATGGAGAAGTATTTATGTATGGAGGAAATAATATAATTTCAGCAGAAAATATTAAAAGTATATATGGACTAGATGTAGATATTATAGAATATAACAATAGAAAAGTAATAATAATTGATTAA
- a CDS encoding ABC transporter substrate-binding protein — MKKSLLFLLSFVFLLVSCSPNIKHKEQGQKKDKSVSESYVIKDIKGRQVKFEKVPKKVITLGHGTLKYYTYVAGPDELVGIEKADKSVRAVEGQSIHHAYENIRNVETVGNGGPKISPNYEKLAYTKADVIFAAYESSKEDFDKLQEKSKIPVVAISTIMSGNIFTDDAYKTFEIIGKTMKKEKRAEEIISKIKEVEKDLKSRSKDINKELSPETYFGATSFRGPQGILSTKTNLDLLNVIKVKNVMEKYTKKRSIIIDKEKLLEINPDQIILDMSGKKPLYEDIKRDPNFYNSLKAFKNNKVYAIMPYFTYGMNFDTALVNMYYIGKLMYPENYKDVNLKEKANSIYKTFVGKEVYESMIKVHPESFKEFKINE, encoded by the coding sequence ATGAAAAAATCACTATTGTTTTTATTATCATTTGTTTTTTTGTTAGTATCTTGTTCTCCTAATATTAAACACAAGGAACAAGGACAAAAAAAAGATAAATCTGTTTCTGAATCATATGTTATAAAGGATATTAAAGGTAGACAAGTAAAATTTGAAAAAGTACCAAAAAAGGTTATAACTCTTGGACATGGAACCTTAAAATATTACACTTATGTGGCTGGCCCTGATGAATTGGTAGGAATAGAAAAGGCTGATAAATCAGTACGTGCTGTTGAAGGACAATCTATTCATCATGCATATGAAAATATAAGAAATGTTGAAACGGTTGGAAATGGAGGACCTAAAATTTCTCCTAATTATGAAAAATTAGCTTATACTAAAGCCGACGTAATTTTTGCAGCATATGAAAGTTCTAAAGAAGATTTTGATAAATTGCAAGAAAAATCAAAAATACCTGTAGTTGCTATTAGTACAATAATGAGTGGAAATATTTTTACTGACGATGCTTATAAAACTTTTGAAATTATAGGTAAAACTATGAAAAAAGAGAAAAGGGCTGAAGAGATAATTAGTAAAATAAAAGAAGTTGAAAAAGATTTAAAATCAAGATCAAAAGATATAAATAAAGAGTTGAGTCCTGAAACTTATTTTGGTGCTACAAGCTTTAGGGGACCACAAGGGATTTTATCTACTAAAACAAATTTAGACTTATTAAATGTTATTAAGGTTAAAAATGTAATGGAAAAATATACTAAGAAAAGATCTATAATAATTGATAAAGAAAAATTATTAGAAATTAATCCGGATCAAATTATTTTAGATATGAGTGGTAAAAAGCCATTGTATGAAGATATAAAGAGAGATCCTAATTTTTATAATTCATTAAAAGCCTTTAAAAATAATAAGGTGTATGCTATAATGCCTTATTTTACATATGGTATGAACTTTGATACAGCTTTAGTTAATATGTATTACATAGGAAAGCTTATGTATCCTGAAAATTACAAAGATGTAAATTTGAAGGAAAAAGCCAATAGTATTTATAAGACATTTGTTGGAAAAGAAGTTTATGAAAGCATGATAAAGGTGCATCCGGAAAGTTTTAAGGAGTTTAAGATTAATGAATAG
- a CDS encoding class I SAM-dependent methyltransferase → MNSLRDLCIEKLSTQRQDIDTSNIMWNKRAEEFSKNVLSEKDDYIDYFLSHADIKNKTVIDIGCGSGKYLKLLLDQGAIVEGLEPSINMIKKSKEYLNSSGYDSDKIIIHNVALQDFEIKKQYDYVFISNSPVISYFENYDKILSLAKEGIFIGSWLESRDSLLDYVSKKLNIKIKGHGGNSSIYFFNLLLEDTRKVCFETLDSEQIIKIKENLFIERYANWIYGVNYTDNDISKILDIISKLKDENGLYQINKSSKRSMIFAYK, encoded by the coding sequence ATGAATAGTTTGAGAGATTTATGTATAGAAAAATTAAGTACTCAAAGACAAGATATTGATACATCAAATATAATGTGGAATAAAAGAGCGGAAGAATTTTCAAAGAATGTTTTATCGGAAAAAGATGATTATATTGATTATTTTTTAAGTCATGCTGATATAAAAAATAAAACTGTAATAGATATTGGCTGTGGAAGTGGAAAGTACTTAAAGCTTTTACTTGATCAAGGAGCTATTGTAGAAGGATTAGAGCCATCCATAAATATGATAAAAAAATCAAAAGAATATCTAAATTCTTCAGGATATGATTCTGATAAAATAATAATTCATAATGTTGCTCTTCAGGATTTTGAAATAAAAAAACAGTATGATTATGTTTTTATATCAAACAGCCCTGTCATATCGTATTTTGAAAACTATGATAAGATTTTATCTTTAGCTAAAGAGGGAATATTCATAGGTTCTTGGCTTGAAAGTAGAGATTCATTGCTTGACTATGTTTCAAAAAAACTTAATATAAAGATAAAAGGTCATGGTGGAAACTCGAGTATTTATTTTTTCAATTTACTATTAGAGGATACAAGGAAAGTATGTTTTGAAACTCTTGATTCTGAACAAATTATTAAGATAAAAGAAAACTTATTTATTGAAAGATATGCTAATTGGATCTATGGTGTAAATTATACTGATAATGATATTTCTAAAATATTGGATATTATATCAAAATTAAAAGATGAAAACGGATTATATCAAATTAATAAATCTTCCAAAAGGTCTATGATTTTTGCCTATAAATAA
- a CDS encoding redox-sensing transcriptional repressor Rex, with the protein MNKNKISPAVVRRLPKYFRYLTNLEKEGVEKISSRQLSEITGFTASQIRQDLNHFGGFGQQGYGYRVTDLKNSIIKIIGLNQEYNVAIVGFGHIGQAIYRYRGFDTKKFNVLGVFDLEDYEALDGKVKVQSIDKFEDFLTKNQVDIVVLTVPKEEAQKVSDMLVGKNVKGVWNFAPTNVKVDDNIPVENIHLSESLYTLIYYMGNPEQYIEK; encoded by the coding sequence ATGAATAAAAACAAAATATCTCCTGCTGTTGTAAGACGTTTGCCAAAATATTTTAGATACTTAACAAATCTTGAAAAAGAAGGAGTCGAAAAAATTTCTTCAAGACAATTAAGTGAAATCACAGGATTTACAGCATCTCAAATAAGACAAGACTTAAATCATTTTGGTGGATTTGGACAGCAAGGTTACGGATACAGAGTTACAGATTTGAAAAATTCAATAATTAAGATTATTGGATTAAATCAAGAATATAATGTTGCGATAGTTGGATTTGGACATATAGGACAAGCTATATACAGATATAGAGGATTTGATACGAAGAAATTTAATGTATTGGGAGTCTTTGACTTAGAGGACTATGAAGCATTGGATGGAAAGGTTAAAGTTCAGTCCATAGATAAATTTGAAGATTTCCTTACAAAAAATCAAGTAGATATAGTTGTTTTAACAGTTCCTAAAGAAGAAGCTCAAAAGGTTTCAGATATGCTAGTTGGAAAAAATGTAAAAGGTGTTTGGAATTTTGCTCCAACAAATGTAAAAGTTGATGATAACATTCCGGTAGAAAATATCCACTTGAGTGAATCGCTATATACATTGATTTATTATATGGGTAATCCAGAACAATATATAGAAAAATAA
- a CDS encoding helix-turn-helix domain-containing protein, whose translation MYNNFGKKLKNIRKNLSLSQKEVSERAFINIKTLRRIENGNNKIFLDHLVALSNVYKLNLINIFSKHLTFYSEEVEEAINSIEDKLSDMNFTSLNKEIQILEKNLDKTPYISQYFYLIKGIYYLRNIPRDFDNAYKFFIKSLKINNPDYNIENYDKYKYNVLEFRCLKELAILKNYTDGYAKYTEIIDFCNKNILIISSTYISIKINYIIIQMRKAKYQECLKMINNLFNIDTSNLSNYYPYLYFLKYQIYEKLNEQEKANENLNNSLELCDKLNKLNTKKNILNIINNKK comes from the coding sequence ATGTACAATAATTTTGGAAAAAAACTAAAAAATATACGAAAAAATCTTTCTTTAAGTCAAAAAGAGGTTTCCGAAAGAGCTTTTATAAATATAAAGACTCTGAGACGTATAGAAAATGGTAACAATAAAATTTTCTTAGATCATTTAGTCGCACTGTCAAATGTATATAAGTTAAACTTGATAAATATATTTAGTAAACATTTAACTTTTTATAGTGAAGAAGTAGAAGAGGCTATAAATTCAATAGAAGATAAATTAAGTGATATGAACTTTACCTCTTTAAATAAAGAAATACAAATTTTAGAAAAAAATTTAGATAAAACTCCCTACATATCTCAATATTTTTATCTAATTAAAGGTATATATTATTTAAGAAATATACCTAGAGATTTTGACAATGCTTACAAATTTTTTATTAAATCATTAAAAATAAATAATCCGGATTATAATATAGAAAATTATGATAAATATAAATACAATGTTTTAGAATTTAGATGCCTAAAAGAATTAGCAATATTGAAAAATTATACAGATGGGTATGCTAAATATACTGAAATAATTGATTTTTGTAATAAAAACATTTTAATAATATCCAGTACATATATTTCTATAAAAATAAATTATATAATAATACAAATGAGAAAAGCTAAATATCAAGAATGCTTAAAAATGATAAATAATTTATTTAATATAGATACATCTAATTTATCAAACTACTATCCTTATCTATACTTTTTAAAATATCAAATTTACGAAAAGTTGAATGAACAAGAAAAAGCAAACGAAAATTTAAATAATTCTCTTGAATTATGTGATAAATTAAATAAACTAAATACTAAAAAAAATATATTAAATATTATAAACAATAAAAAATAA
- a CDS encoding HlyD family secretion protein: MFTSILSVFASSKIKKNYIVKANGQIADKKISYISLNVNGTIKEIMVNERIHVKKGDVILLVSNGEENIQRKEFGKILQDNKPKKELLEKFRLSLDKKT, from the coding sequence TTGTTTACATCGATATTATCTGTTTTTGCATCAAGTAAGATAAAGAAAAATTATATTGTCAAAGCCAATGGACAAATAGCAGATAAGAAAATATCATATATTTCTTTAAATGTTAATGGAACTATAAAAGAAATTATGGTTAATGAAAGAATACATGTAAAAAAAGGAGATGTAATTTTGCTTGTATCTAATGGAGAAGAAAATATCCAAAGAAAAGAATTCGGGAAAATCCTACAAGATAACAAGCCTAAGAAGGAATTACTTGAAAAATTTAGACTATCCTTAGATAAAAAAACGTAA
- a CDS encoding peptidase domain-containing ABC transporter yields MILKRYHSTLQHDQSDCAAAVVSTIIKTYGLELSIMKIREIIGTDMYGTTVKGVVYGLEKLNFSVKAVRFKLSDLNKKVTLPAILQVKTLSGENHFIVLHKILRNNKFLIDDPAIGLKKINNEELEKIFLGIAIFMIPKSDFEVKKDKSGSMFNIFKQLILPQKKLFITIILTSLLLSIFGIFSSIFSKILMDEIIPYKLKNTLFIFLFVFGLISILQTMLSAFRKHILLFLSRKVDIPVLMGYYNHIIHLPYTFFSSRKTGDIITRFQDAMTIKNIFTSVSISLILDIGLSLISTIVLININLKLFLILFVMVLINIILIYIFKKPYKEINKKQMEAGAVLNSQLIESLQNVNTVKALNDEENQLEKLEYKFVNTLKIAYEEGVLSNIQGSISSLINTLGGIIFMAVGALFIIDGKMSIGDLLVFQSISQYFTEPIQNLVGLQLTFQESSIAINRLNELMDLKREDENIEHKIKNIDLKKDINFDDLSFAYGSRPNLLNNFNLNIKQGEKFAFVGDSGAGKSTIVKLLLKFIEPNAGKISIGEYDLSDIDSYFLRNKIAYIPQEIELFSGTIMENLKIGNQNASYEEIISVCKMVGIHNTIDRLQNKYMSYIEEKGGNLSGGEKQRLAIARALLSDSDIYIFDEATSNLDSFSEKIIQDLIFNKIKNKTVIIIAHRISTIVNCDRICLIKSGQIKELGTHEELYSQGREYHDMVKIQNNFIGKFENMGNSIITEEDEITYE; encoded by the coding sequence ATGATATTAAAAAGATACCATTCAACTTTGCAACACGATCAATCTGATTGTGCTGCAGCCGTGGTTTCAACGATAATAAAAACTTACGGTCTTGAATTAAGCATAATGAAAATTAGAGAAATAATCGGTACTGATATGTATGGAACTACAGTAAAAGGTGTAGTTTATGGATTAGAAAAACTTAATTTTAGTGTTAAAGCAGTAAGATTTAAATTATCAGATTTAAATAAAAAAGTAACACTACCCGCTATTTTGCAAGTTAAAACATTAAGTGGAGAAAATCATTTTATTGTATTACATAAAATTTTAAGAAATAACAAATTTTTAATTGATGATCCAGCAATTGGACTAAAAAAAATAAACAACGAAGAATTAGAGAAAATATTTTTAGGAATTGCAATATTTATGATTCCAAAATCAGACTTTGAGGTAAAAAAAGACAAATCAGGCTCTATGTTTAATATATTTAAGCAACTTATATTACCTCAGAAAAAGCTTTTTATTACTATAATACTTACTTCACTACTTTTAAGTATATTTGGTATATTTTCCAGTATATTTTCAAAAATACTTATGGATGAAATAATACCATATAAATTAAAAAATACATTATTTATATTTTTATTTGTATTTGGATTAATTTCTATTTTGCAAACAATGTTATCAGCATTTAGAAAACATATATTACTATTTTTATCAAGAAAAGTAGATATACCAGTACTTATGGGATATTACAATCATATTATACATTTGCCATATACATTTTTTTCATCAAGAAAAACAGGAGATATAATTACCAGATTTCAAGATGCTATGACTATTAAGAATATTTTTACTTCTGTATCAATATCTTTAATTTTAGACATTGGTTTATCTTTGATAAGTACAATCGTACTTATTAATATAAATTTGAAGTTATTTTTAATTTTATTTGTGATGGTTTTAATTAATATAATATTAATTTATATTTTTAAAAAGCCATATAAAGAAATAAATAAAAAACAAATGGAAGCAGGAGCAGTATTAAATTCTCAATTAATAGAATCTTTACAAAATGTAAATACAGTAAAGGCATTAAATGATGAAGAAAATCAACTTGAAAAATTAGAATATAAATTTGTAAATACATTAAAGATAGCTTATGAAGAAGGAGTTTTATCAAATATACAAGGATCTATCTCATCACTTATAAATACATTAGGTGGGATAATATTTATGGCAGTAGGAGCATTATTTATAATTGATGGAAAAATGAGCATTGGAGATTTATTAGTATTTCAAAGTATAAGTCAATATTTTACAGAACCCATTCAAAATTTGGTAGGATTACAACTTACATTTCAAGAGTCTTCAATAGCTATTAATAGGTTAAATGAATTAATGGATTTAAAAAGAGAAGATGAAAATATAGAACATAAAATAAAAAATATAGATTTAAAGAAAGATATAAATTTTGACGATTTATCATTTGCATATGGTTCAAGACCAAATTTATTAAACAATTTTAATCTAAATATAAAACAAGGAGAAAAATTTGCATTTGTAGGAGATAGTGGAGCCGGTAAATCAACAATAGTTAAACTGTTATTAAAATTTATAGAGCCAAATGCAGGAAAAATATCAATTGGAGAATACGATTTATCAGATATAGATAGTTATTTTTTAAGAAATAAAATAGCATATATACCACAAGAAATAGAACTATTTTCAGGAACTATTATGGAAAATCTAAAAATAGGTAATCAAAATGCATCATATGAGGAAATTATTTCAGTTTGTAAGATGGTAGGGATACACAATACTATAGACAGATTGCAAAATAAATATATGTCATATATTGAAGAAAAAGGTGGAAATCTATCAGGAGGAGAAAAGCAAAGATTAGCAATAGCGAGAGCTCTTTTATCTGATTCAGATATTTATATATTTGATGAGGCAACATCTAATTTAGACTCATTTAGTGAAAAGATTATACAAGATTTAATTTTTAATAAGATAAAAAATAAGACAGTAATTATAATAGCACATAGAATATCAACAATAGTGAATTGTGATAGGATATGTTTAATAAAAAGTGGACAGATAAAAGAACTTGGTACACATGAAGAACTTTATTCTCAAGGAAGAGAATATCATGATATGGTTAAAATTCAAAATAATTTTATAGGAAAATTTGAAAATATGGGAAATTCAATAATAACTGAAGAAGATGAAATAACATATGAATAA
- a CDS encoding argininosuccinate lyase, with amino-acid sequence MELVLPQNYVEIEQEEMEYLDGGGVGYNWWNNAKNVGTALDVIFSAAGFGVGIYNSYALKKFLRQNANKAVKMVYSKIVGYAGMTIGGFVAGIANLVMTAIGTSLGQIMSNVLDRIDGRYDGYLWA; translated from the coding sequence ATGGAATTAGTATTACCACAAAATTATGTAGAGATAGAACAAGAAGAGATGGAGTATTTGGATGGGGGAGGAGTTGGCTATAATTGGTGGAATAATGCAAAAAATGTAGGAACTGCTTTGGATGTAATCTTTTCAGCCGCAGGATTTGGTGTAGGGATTTATAATTCGTATGCATTAAAAAAATTTTTAAGACAAAATGCTAATAAAGCCGTTAAAATGGTTTATTCTAAAATAGTAGGTTATGCAGGTATGACTATAGGAGGATTTGTTGCAGGAATAGCAAATTTAGTAATGACAGCTATAGGAACATCTTTAGGACAAATAATGTCAAATGTATTAGACAGAATAGATGGAAGATATGATGGATATCTTTGGGCATAA
- a CDS encoding AraC family transcriptional regulator, producing MPKLEVKENKKLKLQKVICKELNNIEIEKFDIEINNFLNSIKALKAQVFGPVVIRNKGTDISENGIITSSYEIYIQVHDYLQYKNQFIVKDEISVEYCIYIRYEGKPEYLQLAFNKLEIYEYEEEIITKGDIYMVSLEENEKCIKMDIFKPVKMI from the coding sequence ATGCCGAAATTAGAAGTAAAAGAAAACAAAAAATTAAAATTACAAAAAGTTATTTGTAAAGAATTAAATAATATTGAAATAGAAAAATTTGATATTGAAATTAATAATTTTTTAAATTCTATAAAAGCATTAAAGGCTCAAGTTTTTGGACCTGTAGTAATTAGAAATAAAGGTACTGATATAAGCGAAAATGGGATTATAACATCAAGTTATGAAATATACATACAGGTACATGATTATTTACAATATAAAAATCAATTTATAGTAAAAGATGAGATTTCTGTAGAATATTGTATATATATTAGATATGAAGGAAAACCTGAATATTTACAATTAGCTTTTAACAAATTAGAAATTTATGAATACGAAGAAGAGATAATAACTAAGGGTGATATATACATGGTATCACTAGAAGAAAATGAGAAATGTATAAAAATGGATATATTTAAACCGGTAAAGATGATATGA
- a CDS encoding HlyD family efflux transporter periplasmic adaptor subunit, with the protein MKLYNKEDLRNSRIFFDKKPPKFMIFLVYFLIFSVIMSILGAGKINKNYIVKAQGSIADKNIVYHSSNVNGTVIKLIKNEGDYVKEDESILIISNGEENTQRKEYEKILKENKEKLELLNKYRNSLDTKQNLLKDMGAEQEYYGKVEYYLSGLKGDGLNKSFLNEDIGKKQHKLASKINEKNELGNSIKNLEENKKYYDKLASDYEKLNYEISDLEAEILQLKSNEKENSNLIKIKEKELKVKKEKYRENSKIVENRAKSENEYQTTKSKIESLTSEIDGLSEEIKQLNRQEVSPKQSNQIYFQLINEIGAEIKTIEKNNADINLNISVLSKRDKNYELKAKKSGKIHFLNNIKEGLNVQANQPLLEISTLEKENYYVDAYVNIIDISKIKINQDVDISIIGVNTYKYGTLKGKIKYIENGTTSIQTQEGNKSFYKVKVELEIKELVSKKDKIKLFLSMPVEARIIYDKETYLDYILEKLSFKE; encoded by the coding sequence ATGAAATTATATAATAAAGAAGATTTAAGAAATTCAAGAATATTTTTTGATAAAAAACCACCTAAATTTATGATTTTTTTGGTTTATTTTTTGATATTTTCAGTGATAATGTCTATATTAGGTGCTGGTAAAATTAATAAAAATTATATAGTAAAAGCACAAGGAAGTATTGCAGACAAAAATATAGTTTATCACTCATCTAATGTAAATGGAACTGTAATTAAATTAATTAAAAATGAGGGAGATTATGTCAAAGAAGATGAGAGTATATTAATAATTTCAAATGGAGAAGAAAATACACAAAGAAAAGAATATGAAAAAATTTTAAAAGAAAATAAAGAAAAGTTGGAATTATTAAATAAATATAGAAATTCACTAGATACAAAACAAAATTTATTGAAGGATATGGGAGCAGAGCAAGAGTATTATGGTAAGGTGGAATATTATCTTTCCGGATTAAAAGGAGATGGATTAAACAAATCCTTCTTAAATGAAGATATAGGAAAAAAGCAACATAAATTAGCATCAAAGATAAATGAAAAAAATGAGTTAGGAAATTCTATAAAAAATTTAGAAGAAAATAAAAAATATTATGATAAATTAGCTTCTGATTATGAAAAATTAAATTATGAAATATCTGATTTAGAAGCAGAAATTTTACAATTAAAAAGCAATGAAAAAGAAAATTCAAATTTAATTAAAATAAAAGAAAAAGAATTAAAAGTTAAGAAAGAAAAGTATAGAGAAAATTCAAAAATAGTTGAAAATAGAGCAAAATCAGAAAATGAATATCAAACAACAAAATCAAAAATAGAATCTTTAACATCAGAAATAGATGGGTTAAGTGAAGAAATAAAACAATTGAACAGACAGGAAGTTTCGCCGAAACAATCAAATCAAATATATTTTCAACTTATAAATGAAATCGGGGCAGAAATAAAAACAATAGAAAAAAATAATGCAGATATAAATCTAAATATATCAGTATTATCAAAAAGAGATAAAAATTATGAATTAAAAGCAAAAAAATCAGGGAAAATACATTTTCTAAATAATATAAAAGAGGGATTAAATGTACAAGCAAATCAGCCGTTATTAGAAATATCCACATTAGAAAAAGAAAATTATTATGTAGATGCATATGTAAATATTATTGACATATCTAAAATAAAAATAAATCAAGATGTTGATATTTCAATTATTGGAGTTAATACATATAAATATGGTACATTAAAAGGAAAAATTAAATATATAGAAAATGGGACAACTAGTATTCAAACACAAGAGGGAAATAAGAGCTTCTATAAAGTTAAAGTAGAATTGGAAATAAAAGAATTGGTAAGCAAAAAAGATAAAATAAAATTATTTTTATCAATGCCTGTAGAAGCAAGAATAATTTATGATAAAGAAACTTATTTAGATTATATTTTAGAAAAATTAAGTTTTAAGGAATAA